A single region of the Amphiprion ocellaris isolate individual 3 ecotype Okinawa chromosome 4, ASM2253959v1, whole genome shotgun sequence genome encodes:
- the ccdc175 gene encoding coiled-coil domain-containing protein 175, with protein sequence MASCLVPDFPAVMVALEHLKELDKQLREEGVPFAPEASLHFTEITAAITELEADRRAAHEHLEVETIENSKLRHQINGIRERMTEEIMADIAAARASNAEEIETLRKELNAASQLQEETTRTHQELLNQNKALQPEREQAKAEYEAVVATLNDQITLKYSSQIQLDQTRERIEEIKSCIAAVERDKVALQQSMTLEREAFSVKNHNLSGEVGQAEEMIKQQNQAIRRRRKELDRVTSKKQESSDHLNEVTIHMAKEESNMRRLTASRCQCEKHLEGEIQKHQELRQQRETLKKELRELGEAFTLAVQYLQEEITTAEGKIEEGRTSRLLRQDTLAQICEVFKFRHREETEVRAEYLHVSQQLKRSKLQLEERIASIVRHSKEIKEMEKLIGELLETDTINKHVFERNQEELCENVDTEKKNISHLEEERRQLSHLLEEANRKQEEYVAKMKSDTSDTRRRYEELQREEAALQLRQPKSSDDGLLMSHINQSELEYRQIESIHHQEIQQFTAEFESITKSNEEKQREVEEKEEVLKEVEAEWNKEQDRHEKLKVHTLELKRKKTELEMSIKQLKEKTSFLLQPKEQLKSELEELRERYINILDKQASELRAVEVSIYNNNVKLEEVNMENSRMHLCIRQMTEEVSRAKQHKDRYQQEFQQFNQDTEALFESLQEAWREDLLVTQESQCRDGVLLESIGSLLNHLKVRRQELGHVSTLLHQHMLDFSKRLGDKTTVKQQS encoded by the coding sequence ATGGCCTCTTGCCTCGTTCCCGACTTCCCGGCCGTGATGGTGGCTCTGGAGCATTTAAAGGAGCTTGACAAGCAGCTGAGAGAGGAAGGAGTCCCGTTCGCACCTGAGGCCAGCCTCCACTTCACGGAGATAACGGCTGCCATCACCGAGCTGGAGGCGGACAGGCGGGCTGCTCACGAACATTTGGAAGTGGAAACGATAGAAAACAGCAAACTGAGGCACCAGATTAACGGTATACGCGAGCGAATGACTGAGGAAATAATGGCAGACATAGCAGCAGCCCGGGCGTCCAACGCTGAGGAGATAGAGACGCTCCGCAAAGAGCTCAACGCAGCTTCTCAGCTCCAAGAAGAGACCACGAGGACGCATCAGGAGCTTCTGAACCAAAACAAAGCGCTGCAGCCAGAGCGAGAACAGGCGAAAGCTGAGTATGAAGCCGTCGTCGCCACTCTGAATGATCAAATCACCCTCAAATATAGCTCGCAGATACAACTGGATCAGACACGGGAGCGGATAGAGGAGATCAAGTCCTGCATTGCTGCTGTGGAACGGGATAAAGTAGCACTGCAGCAAAGCATGACGCTGGAGAGAGAAGCTTTCTCTGTGAAAAACCACAACCTGTCAGGAGAGGTGGGCCAGGCCGAGGAGATGATTAAGCAGCAGAATCAAGCGATCAGGAGGCGCAGAAAAGAGCTGGACAGAGTCACCAGCAAGAAACAAGAAtcttctgaccatctgaatgaaGTTACGATTCACATGGCCAAGGAGGAGAGCAACATGCGAAGACTGACAGCGTCTCGGTGCCAGTGTGAGAAACACCTGGAAGGGGAAATCCAAAAGCATCAGGAGCTgaggcagcagagagaaacGTTGAAGAAGGAGTTGCGTGAGTTGGGGGAAGCCTTCACGCTTGCAGTCCAGTACCTTCAAGAGGAAATCACCACAGCTGAAGGTAAAATAGAGGAGGGTCGAACATCAAGGCTGCTCCGTCAAGACACTTTGGCTCAGATCTGTGAGGTGTTCAAATTTCGGCACCGTGAAGAAACCGAGGTGAGGGCTGAGTATCTCCATGTGTCGCAGCAGCTGAAGCGGTCCAAGTTGCAACTGGAGGAGCGCATTGCATCTATTGTCAGACACAGCAAGGAGATCAAAGAGATGGAAAAGCTGATTGGTGAACTCCTGGAAACAGACACAATTAATAAGCATGTGTTTGAGAGGAATCAGGAAGAGCTATGTGAGAATGTGGATACAGAGAAGAAGAACATCAGCCATttagaggaggagaggaggcagCTCAGTCACCTCCTGGAGGAGGCGAACAGGAAGCAGGAGGAGTACGTGGCAAAAATGAAGTCTGATACCAGCGACACCAGGAGGAGATATGAGGAGCTGCAACGAGAAGAGGCGGCACTCCAGCTGAGGCAGCCCAAGAGCTCAGATGATGGTTTACTGATGAGCCATATTAACCAGTCTGAGTTAGAGTACAGACAAATAGAGAGCATACACCACCAGGAAATCCAGCAGTTTACTGCAGAGTTTGAGAGCATCACAAAGAGCAATGAGGAGAAGCAGAGGGAggtggaagagaaagaggaggtgCTGAAGGAGGTGGAGGCTGAGTGGAACAAGGAGCAAGACCGGCACGAGAAACTGAAAGTGCACACCCTTGAGCTGAAGAGGAAAAAGACTGAGCTGGAGATGTCCATTAAGCAGCTGAAGGAGAAAACCAGCTTCCTGCTTCAGCCCAAAGAGCAACTAAAGTCcgagctggaggagctgagaGAGCGCTACATCAACATACTCGACAAACAGGCCTCAGAGCTGAGGGCCGTGGAGGTGAGCATCTATAACAACAATGTGAAACTGGAGGAGGTCAACATGGAGAACAGCCGAATGCATCTCTGTATCAGACAGATGACAGAAGAGGTGAGCAGAGCCAAGCAGCACAAAGACCGATATCAGCAGGAGTTCCAGCAGTTCAACCAGGACACTGAGGCCTTATTTGAGAGTTTACAGGAGGCCTGGAGGGAGGATTTATTGGTAACGCAGGAAAGTCAATGCAGAGATGGTGTCCTGTTAGAGTCAATAGGTTCTCTGTTGAACCATCTGAAGGTCAGGAGACAGGAGTTGGGACATGTCAGCACACTCCTGCACCAACATATGCTGGACTTCAGCAAACGTCTGGGAgataaaacaacagtaaaacagCAAAGCTGA